One genomic window of Quercus lobata isolate SW786 chromosome 9, ValleyOak3.0 Primary Assembly, whole genome shotgun sequence includes the following:
- the LOC115960521 gene encoding uncharacterized protein At1g03900: MSFQEGDIEVEVDDEEALEHTLLVVREVSVYKIPPRSTSGGYKCGEWLQSDKIWSGRLRVVSCKARCEIRLEDPGSGDLFAACFVLPGQPRESSVETVLDSSRYFVLKIEDGRGKHAFVGLGFAERNEAFDFNVALSDHEKHVRREQEKEVGESSDDTHIDIHPAVNHRLKEGETIRINVKPKPTSGTGMLSAAGLTGAVSGTAKPKALSLAPPPTGAGKIRSPLPPPPNDPAAARITSTSHQGVVIKGPKENARHSNDPLSDLSPLERNLPTATGSGSTKATASGWAAF, translated from the exons atgTCGTTCCAGGAAGGTGACATAGAAGTAGAGGTGGACGATGAAGAAGCCTTGGAACACACACTCCTCGTAGTCCGCGAAGTCTCCGTCTACAAAATCCCACCTCGTTCCACCTCGGGCGGGTACAAGTGCGGTGAGTGGCTCCAATCCGATAAGATCTGGTCGGGTCGGCTCCGGGTCGTTTCGTGTAAAGCCCGGTGCGAGATCCGACTCGAGGACCCGGGTTCCGGCGATCTATTCGCCGCGTGCTTTGTGCTGCCCGGTCAGCCTCGGGAGTCTTCGGTGGAGACTGTTCTTGATTCCTCGAGGTATTTCGTTTTGAAAATTGAGGATGGGCGCGGGAAGCACGCGTTTGTTGGGTTGGGATTCGCGGAGAGGAATGAGGCTTTCGATTTCAATGTGGCGCTTTCGGATCACGAGAAGCATGTGAGGAGGGAGCAGGAGAAGGAGGTTGGGGAGAGTAGTGATGATACCCATATCGACATTCATCCTGCTGTTAATCACAGATTGaag GAAGGTGAAACCATCCGGATCAATGTGAAGCCCAAACCAACTAGTGGAACTGGTATGCTCTCAGCTGCTGGTCTGACAGGGGCAGTTTCTGGAACCGCAAAGCCTAAAGCCTTGAGCCTCGCTCCACCACCTACTGGAGCGGGAAAAATCAGGTCTCCTCTCCCTCCTCCTCCCAATGATCCTGCTGCTGCTCGGATAACCTCTACCAGTCACCAAGGTGTTGTTATCAAGGGGCCTAAGGAAAATGCGAGGCATTCAAATGATCCTTTATCAGACCTTTCTCCACTTGAG AGAAATCTCCCTACGGCAACTGGATCAGGATCGACAAAGGCCACTGCTTCAGGATGGGCTGCTTTTTGA
- the LOC115959737 gene encoding protein CHROMATIN REMODELING 8 has product MEEDEDRILLNSLGIASANPEDIERDVLAEATRNDENNGEGGGGTEEETLEKPESIDPSSTSKAKLYHKLKAVEFEIDAVASTVEQARNVASDEDCAGDDNGSGVLGNKEDSGQVLPNGLDLQHALAADRLRSLEKTRVQLENELSDLRKESSSKGVEHNKVLRDMVKEEPRWKRKLKDVQKSGKIVEKKKKIVSFEEDTGFDAILDAASTGFVETERDELIRKGVLTPFHKLKGFERRLQQPGPSNRHNVPKKEDRSDDLVAASVARAVRSMSEAAHARPTTKLLDPEALPKLDAPTRPFQRLKTPLKYPRSPEREVKKNKHSQKIKKKKRPLPDRKWSKLISCEDIHLEESEDARGEVVTSSCEDERSDNVQDIDDYETPYETLEGGLKIPERIFHELFDYQKVGVQWLWELHCQRAGGIIGDEMGLGKTIQVLSFLGALHFSNMYKPSIIVCPVTLLRQWKREAQKWYPKFHVELLHDSAQDSVNRKKQAKSSDSDHESEGSFDSEHEGDISSRSNGKWDSLINRVLRSESGLLITTYEQLRIVGEKLLNIEWGYAVLDEGHRIRNPNAEITLVCKQLQTIHRIIMTGAPIQNKLSELWSLFDFVFPGKLGVLPIFEAEFAVPISVGGYANASPLQVSTAYRCAVVLRDLIMPYLLRRMKADVNAHLPKKTEHVLFCSLTADQRSAYRAFLASTEVEQILDGNRNSLSGIDVMRKICNHPDLLEREHSCHNPDYGNPERSGKMKVVDQVLKVWKEQGHRVLLFTQTQQMLDILENNLINGGYSYRRMDGLTPIKQRMALIDEFNNTDDVFIFILTTKVGGLGTNLTGADRVIIYDPDWNPSTDMQARERAWRIGQKRDVTVYRLITRGTIEEKVYHRQIYKHFLTNKILKNPQQRRFFKSRDMKDLFTLNDSGESGSTETSNIFGQVSENVNVVGAQKDNQTNHIHPEVVVHHADGVAAENGNRSEIALSRRKGKEKADQSSGDADTNKKKSSGDVDEETHILRSLFDANGIHSAMNHDIIMDAHDEEKMRLEEHASQVAQRAAEALRQSRMLRSRDSISVPTWTGKSGTAGAPSSVRQKFGSTVNSQLTIVTKPSNELSSNVNGFAAGASTGKALSSAELLAKIRGNQERAVGAGLKHQSGLASSSSNQARSINAGTSRSSKKIAGVQPEVLIRQICTFMQQRDGNSTSASIVQHFRDRIPTEDLPLFKNLLKEIATLEKDADGSHWVLKPEYQQQ; this is encoded by the exons ATGGAGGAAGATGAGGATAGAATTTTGCTTAATAGTTTGGGTATTGCGTCCGCAAACCCTGAAGATATTGAGCGTGACGTATTAGCAGAG GCGACAAGGAATGATGAGAACAATGGTGAAGGTGGAGGGGGCACTGAGGAGGAAACTCTTGAGAAGCCAGAGAGTATTGACCCATCATCCACCAGCAAAGCAAAGCTCTACCATAAATTGAAGGCTGTAGAATTTGAAATAGATGCCGTTGCATCCACTGTTGAGCAGGCGAGGAATGTTGCAAGTGATGAAGACTGTGCTGGTGATGATAATGGCAGTGGGGTGCTAGGTAATAAGGAGGATAGTGGTCAGGTTTTGCCAAATGGCTTAGACCTCCAGCATGCCTTGGCTGCTGATAGGCTAAGAAGCCTCGAGAAAACCAGGGTTCAACTTGAGAATGAACTTTCAGATTTGCGTAAGGAGAGCTCATCGAAAGGTGTTGAACATAATAAAGTGTTACGAGATATGGTCAAGGAAGAGCCAAGGTGGAAGAGGAAGCTGAAAGATGTCCAGAAATCAGGAAAAattgtagaaaagaaaaagaagattgtATCATTTGAGGAGGATACTGGTTTTGATGCAATTTTGGATGCAGCATCTACAGGCTTTGTTGAAACG GAAAGGGATGAATTGATTCGGAAGGGAGTTTTAACTCCTTTTCATAAGCTGAAGGGCTTTGAGCGCCGTCTTCAACAACCAGGACCATCTAATAGGCACAATGTACctaagaaagaagacaggagTGATGATCTTGTTGCTGCCAGTGTAGCTAGGGCTGTAAGGTCAATGTCAGAGGCTGCTCATGCTCGCCCAACAACCAAGCTCCTTGATCCAGAAGCTTTGCCAAAGCTTGATGCACCCACACGTCCTTTTCAAAGgctaaaaacacctttgaaatATCCTCGATCCCCAGAAAGAGaggtaaaaaagaataaacattcacaaaagataaagaaaaagaaacggcCTCTGCCTGACAGGAAGTGGTCAAAGCTCATTTCTTGTGAGGATATACACTTGGAAGAAAGTG AAGATGCAAGGGGAGAAGTGGTAacctccagttgtgaagatgaaAGGTCAGATAACGTTCAAGACATAGATGATTATGAAACTCCTTATGAAACACTTGAAGGTGGGCTGAAAATCCCAGAAAGAATCTTTCATGAACTTTTTGACTATCAAAAAGTGGGAGTACAGTGGTTATGGGAATTGCATTGCCAAAGAGCAGGTGGAATTATTGGAGATGAGATGGGCCTTGGTAAGACTATCCAGGTCTTATCTTTTCTTGGTGCACTGCATTTCAGTAATATGTACAAACCAAGCATCATTGTCTGTCCTGTTACACTTTTGCGACAGTGGAAAAGGGAAGCACAAAAATGGTACCCGAAGTTTCATGTGGAGTTGCTACATGATTCTGCTCAGGATTCTGTTAATAGGAAGAAACAAGCTAAATCATCTGATAGTGATCATGAAAGTGAAGGTTCATTTGACAGTGAGCACGAGGGAGACATCTCAAGTAGAAGCAATGGAAAATGGGATTCCTTAATAAACCGTGTTTTGAGATCAGAATCTGGATTGCTCATTACAACTTATGAGCAACTGCGCATAGTAGGGGAAAAATTGCTTAATATTGAATGGGGTTATGCAGTTCTGGATGAAGGTCACCGAATTCGGAATCCAAATGCTGAAATCACTCTAGTTTGCAAGCAGCTACAGACAATTCATCGCATAATAATGACTGGTGCACCAATTCAGAACAAGCTGAGTGAACTGTGgtctttatttgattttgtgttcCCTGGGAAGCTGGGTGTCCTGCCCATATTTGAGGCAGAGTTTGCAGTTCCCATATCTGTCGGTGGTTATGCTAATGCTTCACCATTACAAGTATCTACAGCTTACAG ATGTGCTGTGGTCCTGCGTGACTTGATCATGCCTTATCTCCTCCGACGTATGAAAGCTGACGTGAATGCCCACCTTCCAAAGAAGACTGAACATGTCCTCTTTTGCAGCCTCACTGCAGATCAACGGTCTGCATATAGAGCCTTTCTAGCAAGCACTGAGGTGGAACAGATTTTAGATGGGAATAGGAATTCTCTTTCTGGAATTGATGTGATGCGTAAGATTTGCAACCATCCTGATCTTCTTGAAAGGGAACACTCCTGCCATAATCCAGACTATGGGAATCCTGAACGCAGTGGAAAAATGAAAGTTGTTGACCAAGTACTTAAGGTCTGGAAGGAACAAGGACACCGTGTTCTTCTTTTTACACAAACTCAACAAATGCTTGATATTCTTGAAAATAATTTGATCAATGGTGGCTATAGCTACCGGAGAATGGACGGTCTTACCCCCATAAAACAGAGAATGGCCTTAATAGATGAATTTAATAACACAGATGATGTCTTTATCTTCATTTTAACAACCAAGGTTGGTGGTTTGGGAACAAATCTAACTGGTGCAGACCGGGTGATCATTTATGATCCTGACTGGAACCCTTCAACTGACATGCAG GCCAGGGAGCGTGCTTGGCGCATTGGTCAGAAACGAGATGTAACAGTATATAGATTGATCACACGTGGAACCATAGAGGAGAAGGTCTACCACCGGCAGATTTACAAACATTTTCTCACTAATAAGATTTTGAAGAACCCACAGCAGAGAAGGTTCTTTAAATCTCGAGATATGAAGGATCTCTTCACGCTGAATGACAGTGGAGAGAGTGGGTCAACTGAAACATCTAATATTTTTGGTCAGGTTTCTGAAAATGTAAATGTTGTTGGTGCTCAGAAAGATAATCAGACTAACCATATACATCCTGAAGTTGTTGTGCACCATGCTGATGGTGTTGCAGCTGAAAATGGTAACAGATCAGAGATTGCACTTTCCAGGAGGAAGGGGAAAGAGAAAGCTGATCAAAGTAGTGGTGATGCagatactaataaaaaaaaaagtagtggtGATGTAGATGAAGAAACACACATATTAAGGAGTCTTTTTGATGCCAATGGGATACAT AGTGCCATGAACCATGACATAATCATGGATGCCCACGATGAGGAGAAGATGAGGCTTGAGGAGCATGCTTCCCAAGTTGCCCAAAGAGCAGCAGAAGCATTGCGTCAGTCACGGATGCTCCGAAGTCGTGACAGTATTTCTGTCCCAACATGGACTGGGAAATCAGGAACTGCTGGTGCACCATCATCTGTGCGCCAGAAGTTCGGTTCAACTGTGAACTCTCAGTTGACAATTGTTACTAAACCGTCAAATGAATTGTCCAGCAATGTAAATGGGTTTGCAGCTGGGGCATCTACTGGGAAGGCACTATCTTCAGCTGAACTATTGGCTAAAATTCGAGGTAACCAAGAAAGAGCCGTTGGTGCTGGACTCAAGCATCAGTCTGGGTTGGCTTCAAGTTCAAGTAACCAGGCAAGATCTATCAACGCTGGGACTTCTAGGTCATCAAAAAAAATAGCTGGAGTGCAGCCTGAAGTATTGATACGTCAGATCTGTACATTTATGCAGCAAAGAGATGGAAATAGCACTTCAGCCAGCATAGTTCAGCACTTTAGAGACAGAATACCTACTGAAGATCTGCCCTTGTTCAAGAATCTTCTGAAGGAAATAGCAACACTAGAGAAGGATGCGGATGGATCACATTGGGTACTAAAGCCAGAGTATCAACAACAATAG